TGTGCTCCATTATATCAAACCTCCGGGTCTAGAATGATCCGAACTCTGGTCGACATTGGAGCTGAACTCGATATGGTTACTTCTATTGTCCTGCTTGATTGGCCCATTTATGTCGATGTCATGTCTCTGTCAGCACACCCATGGATCAGCACAGTGGGTTGCTTAGGCTCCATTGATAAGCTTATGCTTTCAGAGTTCAGCATTGCAGCAACATCTGTCATGGCGGGCCGATCTACTGGATCTTCCTGGGCACAAAGCAGTGCCACCTGAGCACATCTCTTTATTTCAGTTACTTCATATCTGTCAAGTTGAGAGAAGTGTGCCAAAGTAGGCCAGACGGGTGCATCCGTGAGCATGTTGTTTTTCTTAATTTAAATGCTTCTATTATTTACAAATTCCATCATTATCAATCAACACGAACATTTTGTTATGTCCTATTCATTTCTTAAAATTTGTTAATAATATTGGAATTTCAAATTGTGTacgatttttttacaaacttgaacattttttccaaaaatattaACAAATACCCAACAATTGATGAAAATTTTAAATACAAAGTGCAAACCACATACTTTTTTAAAAATGTATCAACTTTTTtcaaaatgcaaacattttttaaatttatgaACATAAAATCCAAAAACAGGAATAATTTTTGAAATTACGGAACATTTTTGGAAATTGTAAAAACTATTTGAAAACCAGAACATTTTTTGGTATTCCAAACAACATTTAAAATTCTTGAACATGtttgaaaataataataaagtTCAAAAGGGAGAAATTGAATTAACGAAGaagagaagaaaaaatagaaaaaaattgctTAGGCCTCGACCCAACTAGGCGACTAGGGGTGGGCATAAATACCGCCGAAACCCAAAAAATAATTTTACAGTTCTTATTGTTAAGTACAGTTAAAATTGGTTTTTTGTTTTAATAACCGAATTCAAATCAGGTTCGGCTTTAAAGAAACCATATAATTGAAATAAAAAAGAACACAAAATAATCAAACTAAAACAGAACAAGACCTGGTAGAAAAACATGAATAAACCGGCCTGAAAAATTAAGAAGGTACATTTGCCACATAAGAAGTCAAAAGAAAAATAAGTGAGCATTATTAGAACTTGAAGTAAACCTTGAGGGTTGGAGTTCGAATCTCTCGTGGCTCAGCTTTTTTGAAgattagaaagaaaagaaaaaaactgaagGCGCCAAATAGGGTTTGAGTATGCCACGGGCGTCGGGCCGTGTACGGGTAGTATATACACATGCCGTGTATCGGCGTGCTCGGCGCAAACGACGTGTTTTTTAAGAGAAAGACCATCCTATGAAAGGGTATAAAGAGATCTCCTCCGTTGATGTGTTGGGAGGAGGGTTGTACCCAAGCAGGAGTGTTTACGATTTTGTAAATGAAACATGTGGACAAAAGTCTGATATATAGAGGCCTTTTTTTTATGGAGATAACTGTTCCAAAACATAAGCAATAAGATGCTAAATTTTGCTAAAACTGgcttaggacaacaacaacaacaaaaggtttAAAGGTGGAACATATTTCATTTATAACTTGATGTAGCTGATGGATAATCAGTCCTGTACCACATAAACAAGTTTATCTTCATTTCTTTTTTTTTAAGAGGATGTATCCCTATTTGGGCGATACATGCAGCTATATTATTAATTATTCATGTagaccttacaaagtagtacatcaGTATATCTAAAGCAACCATCTTGGCAACACCTattgctactcctatccccttgataAAGGGGTGCCaaatgtccgagcctaataccaaacagacatcgcaccaaagcctaacatctaaagtcaGATACCCCATCCTAGGCACATACCCTGACTGGATCGCACACCGGTCCAGCACACTCACAGTGGGCACCACATGCGCACACTGCAAGGTCCGTTACCACCGTCTTTCAtcgatccatcttcagagcagaaacTGACGCAAGGACCATGCCAGGCCTCTctaccatcgacgccaccacgacaccAGACAGCGTCACCCTCCTGCATGAGTCCATCGTCACACATCAGACGCCTAATCTCCATGGCGCCATGCCATCGAGATCCGTCAccatcaatgtgtaggatgaagcaccgctccaccaaagatgtCGTCCACTGGTCCTTCGAGCCCGTGTACACCtctaagaatgacgcccccaagggggaaacGACACAAGCGCGCCGCCGTCTTCTGAACTATCGATCcaaggtttcccccggaggtagcagatagtggtctagaacttctccacggcgatgccttcaagaagggaacgacaccgTAGAGCACCGCCATCGCCGGCCTTAGGCATCTAGccaagagcaggttttcacccagatctgtttGAAGAACTTCATCCAGCTTCTTGTGCACGAATCACCGCCTTCTCTGCCGGAGACTAGACCAAAAGGATCCAGCCGCCGCCACCTGACCGGTCGCGGCACCACCATGGTGCCAAAGCAGCCAGCTTTGTCAGGCCCACCACGCCAGCCTGTCGCTGTATACCAGACCCGTCGGCCCTCCAAAGCCCAGCTGGGCCCGACGAGATCAAGGACACCGGCCGCCACCACAGGGGAGCCTCCCCCGCGGGAAGGTCGCGCTGCCGCCATGTCCACCGCCGGGATCCCGCTGCACCGCGCCACCGGGTCACCGAAGTCCATGTCGCCGCCATAAGAAGACTCCACCGCGAGCGAGGGAAgaagatcccgccgccgccgtcatAGCCCATAGCCTGGGCTTCACCGACGTGAACTCGGGCGACGGCGGGAGGGAGAGATCAGGGCGAGGTGCCGAGGGCCGGTGGCGCGGTTTCCCCTCGTGTCGCCTAGGGTTGGCGACGCGGGGGTCGGGGCCTACCTTTAAAAAAAGTTTATCTCCACTAACAAAACTGATCTTAATATCTGAAACCTGCACATTGCTCTGAACAATAAAAAGGCCATGATCCTTCCACACGTTCCAATTCCAACCATATGTGGCATTGAACATTTTTCGTCGCATCAAACCTCCGGGTCTATGATGAAGCGAACTCTAGTCAGCACTGTGGCTGAACTCGTTATGGTTATGTCTATTGTCCGGCTTGATCGGTTTATGTATGTATCTTCACCAGCACCCCCTTCACTCAGCGCGGAAGGCTCCTTAGGCTCCATTGGTAAGCTCATGCTTTCAGAGCTCAGCATTGCAGCAACATCCGTCATGGCAGGGCGATCCACTGGATCTTCCTGAGCACAGAGCAAGAGCAGCGCAACCTGAGCGTACATCACTACCTCGGCGATGTCGTATCCGTGCCCTAGTGATCGATCTACGAGCTCATGCAGCCTTCTGTCCTTCCATATACACCAGGCCTGAAATGTTTTTCAATACAGTTGCCATTAAAGAAATGCAATCTGAATCCAAATTCATACATAATTACATACATATATGGGCCGACTATTAACATTTTAACAAGAACAGTCATAGAACTGTAAGAGATGTCGCCTGGAATTTATGTTCACTCACATCTCGTACAAGATCGCCGACGGTATCCCCTCGCTTGTCGAGTATGGTGTTCTTTCGTCTGCTAATGGTCTCCAGAACCAAGATGCCGAAGCTGAACACATCCGTCTTCAGAGAGTAAACCCCTCGAGATGCGTACTCCGGGGCTATGTAACCACTGAAAAGAGGGGATGAGAAAACTGCAATATTAGCACATATGACCCAGTGACTGAAAAATCAGGAGGCAGGTAGCTTCTTACCTAGTGcccaccaccctgcatgtatgctCTTCTGTTACGTCTGGACTCAGGGTTTTAGCTGATCCAAAATCAGAAATATTAAGGGTCATGTCACATTCCAAGATAATATTATTTGGTTTCAAGTCCCTATGGACAATAGATAGCATGTGGTGCTTGTGCAGGTAAACAAGCCCCTCTACTAACCCTTTGATTATTTTGAGTCTCTTAGACCAGTCTAGTAATGGCCCTTTTATTCTGGCTGCCAAATGTTGAAACAACAAACTTTCAGATAAAATAAGATTTATATTTTGCTCTAAATCAAATTAGAATAGTTTTTAAATCAATTACGGTAAATCAGAATAGTAACCTTGTTACATTGGTATGCCGAAGCCTAGCAAGCTGCAGTTCATTGCTGAAATAAGATAACATTGCACGGTGATCGAATCTCTTGATGCCAACCACAAGTCCATGGGGCAACTGATCCTGCAACGATTGCAAATAGAGTTTAGACATCATAGGCATTTACATAATTAGTTCCTTTCTATTTGCTTACAAATACCGTGTATGCTGTAGCATCCACGATCTGAAAGTAATTGAACACTGTGAATCCTGGGTAATTTTCTCCTGTGCGCATGCAAAGTTCCACTAATTCTTTGTTGTCAAGGATTTTCTGTATTCTGTTCTTGCAGCCTGCTGTTCCAGAGTCATGAACAATATATCCTCGTCACTAATGAAATTGCAATAAACATTGATATGGCTAACAGTATACAAATATAATATTAAGATCTTCCATTTTCTTTGTCACGCAGATCATCGATTCATCATTTGTAGAAGCCGCTAGCTTATGAACTTGAACATATACTAAAATTTAATAGAAGCTTCATGGATAATATTGTGTTGTCTCTCACTGAAGTCCTATCTTTATAAAGCTTCAGATGAGGTATGATGCATTGTAATTCCCTTAACTCAGGGGATTCATGCCAATGAATATGTTAATTAAATGAAGTAAGCACCATTGCTGGCCTGGCATATACAGCAACTGTACTAAACGAAAtctgtaggagttgcaaaattcagACAGCAAGTATACATGAGCACTTGGCAACAATGATGCATGTATGCATCAGGATTCAGGAGCTCAGGAGACATGCTTTTTGGCGCCTTCCTGATGCGACAAATAAATTCTGAATTGTTGTGGGGGACATATATCTGTTCTTCTCCTGAAAAATAACAGTGATTTGGAATAGTTCAAGCACAGCAGTAATCTTCTTTGTTCATGAAAAGAATTGTTATTATGAAGGAACATACAACAGATGAAAACGTAGAAAGAGATCCAATGTTCTTACATGAATCAAATCCCTTGCATTAATTGACCAATTGTGATCATAATGCACACTAATTAATGGCCAAATCCAGAATCTCACTCGCACTACTGGAAAATATGCCAGTGAAATACTCCTACAAACTTGCAACTAGTAGATAACATAGTTGACAACTTGTATCTTATCCATCCCATCCTTTGCTTGCTCTGATTTTCTCAGCTACTGGAAAACTGCCGACTCTGCTTCCTCTGCTTTGCTTCCTCTGATGTAAGACTAGCACCAAGAAGCTTGCACTGCTGATGATTTCTTCCTCTGCTTCGATCACCCGTGGATTGCAGTCATCCGTGCATTTGCATCGCTTGAGCAAAGTCCCGTCAAACGAAGTATTGTCAAATCAGAGATGAATTCATTGGATCTGTGCCTCAGTACACACTTTTCCGACTAGAGCAGCAGAATGCTTTAAGAAGCCACAGAAGCATACAAGAATAAATAGATACGAAAAGATTACTCAGATGCTCTGCAAAATTCAGACCAACAATTTTCTCATTCATATCGAAAATTGATTACAGTATGACTTGATAGTCGGTACACCAAGGACTTGCTTAGCTCAAAGcttcactcacacatacacacaagAGTTCACCAACCAATGCTACTCGTCAGAAACTGCAACTTTAACTCACCACGACGCCAATGCCTAAGAATCCAAGTCAGCCAAGATTAATTTTACAGGAGGGTCAGCATAGTCTCCAGACGCTAGGCAGCTCACATGATTACTGTGTGTATCGACAAGTTCAATTCTACTCCTTTTTTCCTGCTACAAGCCGGGTAGCAAACGGGCATTTTGGATTTTGCGGCGAGTGCGTTTTACGCTCTGTCTCGTGCCGGAATTGCAGTACATGAGCTTCCTTTTTAGGCTCATCTGCTTTACTTTGATTTATTGAAAATGCCCTTTATTTACTTAAACCCTTACTTAGGACCAGGTGTGGATGTAGTGTAACTATGCCGTACACATCTTAACAAGGTTTTTGCTGCCTAGCTAGATGGAGACTCTGCTGACACTCTTGTAAAATTACTAATGACTGAAAGGGATTGAAAGAACACTAGAAATCTTGGTGATTAAGTGCAGAACCTAGAGATGCAAAGATTAAATGAAACTCATGTGTGAATGGTTTAGGAAGGACTAGCTTAACTCACCCACACGGACTCAAGAAAGGAATTGGTTCCTCTGCTTTGTTTCCTCTGATGCAAGACTAGCACCAAGAAGCTTGCACTGCTGATGATTTCTTCCTCTGCTTCGATCACCCGTGGATTGCAGTCATCCGTGGATTTGCATCGCTTGAGCAAAGTCCCGTCGACGAGCCATCTCGAGGAGGTGAGCTTGATAACGCCATGCGTGCTGTCTTGCTTTGAGCAGCTCCtcaggggacttggtcacgtcggaGTGATGGATCCAGGGGTCGTTGAACTGCACCGTGTCCGCCATCTGCTCCATCTTTCGCCGGGCCTCTGCTCTGCTGCGCTCGATCTCCTGCCGACGGTTGGCCTCTTCTTTGGAGGCAGAGCGAGCCTTGTCGAGGCGAGCCATGGTGAGGCGAGCGTTCGCGATCAGTTCGCGCATGCTCATCTGCGGCTTCGATTGCGTCGCGGCAGCCGGAGATTCGGCGACCTGGTTCTTGATTGCGGAGGAGTGGAGCAGATCCTTGCCGCTGATGGGAGACGGAAGCTTCCTGCCGTTCTTGATGTTGGCGGGGACGGCGACATGGAGCTCGCCCCCGGAGCAGGCACCGCGTAGGCGCTTCGCCGGCGGCGGTTGCTCGCCGCGCATGGATCCGGGGCGCTTTGGCTTCTTGGCAGCCGCGGGGTTCGCCATCAAGGCAGGGTTCACGCGCACGCGGGAGGAGCAGGAGTGCaggtcggcggaggcggcggcgctacGGCGCGGGAGCAGAGACGGCGGGAGCACCGTGGTGCCGGCCATGGTCGCGGCCGCGGAGTTGATCGAGGAGCAACGATCCGGCACTGAGAGAGAGGAAGATGGATCGAGGGAGGCTGATCGGAGGGCGTGGTCTGATGGATCGGGATTTGGGGAAACACGGCGAGCAAGAAAATAAGGACGCGGGAGGCAGTGAAGTGTTTGAATCCGAGTCGAAGTCGGCCCAGGCCGGCATAGCTAAAACGCGCACTTTGGTTTTTGAATCCGAGTCGGCCCAGGCATGGCTTCTGATTACTACGTCTCTCTGCTTCAGTTCAGAGTTCCTGATGTGTTTGTATGGAGATATTCAGGCGCATCAGGGTCTTTTTTCAATCCAGAACAGCGCTTATTTGGAGATCCTGATGTGTTTGTACTGTGTGCAGCTGCAGATCTTAACTCTGAGCTCTGTAGTTGCTGCTTGTCAAGTTGAAGTCTGATTATGCGCAAAAAAAAAAAACCAGAAAAAAAATAATGAGTTGAAGTCTGATTATTCTCAAGTTGAACATGCCAGCTTTTGGTTTGCCATGTATGATCTCAGAAACCTGAAGatcaagcttgcaaagattttggtAGTTGGTACTACAGAAACATGTTTATTTTCACTATACAAAACTGGTCTTAATATCTCGAATATATACACTACCTGAGCTGTAAAAAGACCATAATCCTTGCTTACATTTTTATTGTATATATATGCTACTACTGAATGTTCTCCATTATATCAAACCTCCGAGTCTAGAATGATTCGAACTCTAGTCGACATTGGAGCTGAACTCGTTATGGTTACTTCTATTGTCCTGCTTGATTGGCCCATGGAATTAGGGTTGTTGTAGCCTTGATTTAATCGTAGACGGTTTGCATTCGTGCACATACATACTTGGAATTAAATGAGGCACGCTTGGAAATAACTTACAGTAGGGAAAACTTACCGCATAGGTAACGATCCAAGGAACCACCCCAATAACCTAATCACATTGGCATGCTGAAGCTTTGCAAGCTGCAATTCACTGTTGACTTCAAGCATTGCTGTGTGCTCATCAGCTCTTTTGATGGCAACATTAAGTCCACCAGGCAACTGGCCCTGCAATTTTTAAAAAGGGAGTTAAAATTAACTTTCTCTAAGCAGATGTCCACACTTTATTAGGAGGACAAGGGAGATATGCATTCACTTTGTTAACTTGTTTCTATGTTGGCTTACCTTGTACACCTTCCCAAATCCTCCCCACCCAACTATCATCTTCTCTGAGAAATTGTCTGTAGCATCCAAGATCTGACAGAAATCGAACCTTGTGAATCCCGAGCAAGCCTCTTCCATACGGGTACAAAGTTCCACAAGTTCTTCAATGTCAACGATATTTTGTTCTCGCAGGTCCACTTTTCCTGACTCACAGATAATCTATCCTTGTCACCAATGGAGATTTAACGAACATTGACACTACTAAAAGTATACAAATTATTGATAAAATGCTCCAGTTTGTTTGTGTTTCATGTGATTACTAATGGATTAAATACTTATGTGCTAAAGGAATTTCTCAAGTCCAGAACTGTAGTTTGATTGAAGTTcttattttgtactccctccattcctaaatataagtctttttagagattccactatagagactgcattcggatgtatatagacgcctTTTAGAGTAtatgttcactcattttgctccgtatgtagtctaaagtggaaacggagggagtacatgtacgATTGCTTTCACTAGCTAGTGCTCTTCCATGACACATGTGCTTATTAACTTCTATTTTTTACCACAATTAAATTCTATGTGGTGACACAAAATTTATTCATGAAAAAGTATGCATGTGTATAACAAAAGTAATATCATTATCATTATCGACATAACGAAGAAATTCTGAAATCCTTGAAACTTACAACATTGACATAAAACTTAAGCCTATTAGATTCCATATATCCGAGTCCATGATTAAGCCCAATAGGAAATTCACTTAAGTGCTTACCTACAAATGGTTGTTCTCCAGCATTGCAGAGTTCAGTAGCTCCTTGAATGCGGATTTTGGTTAACTCCAAAGATTTTGTTGGAAACCTAAACGTAGGTAAATCTCATCATTAATGTGCCACCCACCTTTGGTTTCAACAGTCATAAGAAGTGGGAAGCCTAATGCATTTGAGTCTGTATAGCTGAACTTATGGCACGGTTACATAACTTGAGCATGACACTGACTCAACTTAACAAGGAAAAATCATGCTTATTGACGAAAGTGCTAGGAATATGTCAAATCATTTTGTATATTAAGTCAAACAAATTCATTGATCTGGTGTAAATCCTGTAATAATAAGCTACATAATGGAAGAATAAGCTGACCTGATGTGACGATTCGAACTATCTGTGACTACAGAGAGCACCCCCTCATCAGCCTGCTAGACAATATCAAATATCATCGTTATTGATATACACTAACCAGCACAGATTGTATGATTGAGGTTAGCTGTAGCCCCTCATTCCCCCAATCTCCAATACTATTGGTCCACGATTAAGTAGTCCGTTAAACCTGTAAGCAATCCCCCGTAGCTCTAGCATTACTCACTGTAAATTCATATCGAATTGTTTAACTGGCAATTAACAATCTGCAATTGGACCCCAATTCAGACTCAGTTCGACCAAATTTAAGTAAAATCGCGCTGAAATCAGAGATTTTCCTCAACCAGAGAGGTTTCCGGTTTGATATCAGCTCTGAAAATCAGTGGTTGCCCCAATTTTGATACTACTAACCTTGACACGGCGACTATCTGCAGTAGAATTGTCGACGAGGGCGATGAGCGGGATGAGGCGGATGAACATGTCGATCTCATGCTGCGCGGCGCGGAGCTCCTCGGCCATCCGGGCTCCCAGGAGCAGGCGGCGCAGGTAGCCGCAGTCCTGGCACGCCGTGACGAGTGCGTAGCACCGCCGCAGCGCGCCGCCGAGCTGCTCCAGCGGCCGCCTGGTGGCCTCCCGACGCATCAGCTCGGCGAGCTCCAGCTCCCCGAGCAGGCCGCCGATGAGCTCCACGTGCTGCGCGAGCCGCACGCAGGCATCCCGGTGGCGGCGCGCCACCAGGGCGGCCTGCACGACCATGGAGACCAGCCCGAGCGCGTCCACGCCCATCAGCTGCGCCATGGTGGAGGCTTGCCCCAGGGCGCCCCACAGGCTGCTCGACGGGCTCGCCATGCTCGCTGCTCCCCGCTGCAGTCCTCATTGCCGCCATTGACGGGCTCGGGTGTATCTATCGGGAGCTTGTGTGTGGATCGGCGACTTTGACTAAGCGTGGTAAATGTGTGGACTGTGGACTTCGGTTGCATTTTTTTTTCAGGAACTTTTCGTTGCCACATTTTCTTCTTAATTTGGGACCAATGGTCTTTTCAAAATAAAAGgacctttttttaaaaaaacttataaaagttcatagaaaatactccctccgtaaagaaatattaagagcgtttagaacactgctttagtactccctctataaagaaatataagagcgtttagaacactaaaatataagagcgtttagtacACTGCTTGTAAGAAAATGTGGCAACCAAAGCTTTAGTGTGGCCCTCCAACCTCCAAGGAAGAGTGTTCCTCTGTAAAGTGTGGGACAGGCTGCCCCGTCTTCCGTGTCGCTCCCGCCCCCCTGGCTCCATGTCGGCGGGGCTGCTTTCCCTCCCTGGCTGGCTTGGTGCGACGCGGGGCTCGCCCTCCTTGCCATGGCGTGGTGCGGCTCTTGTCCCTGGCTCCGACCTCCTCCCGGCGGCTGGGGGCCTCTCCTGGTGTGGCCTCGCTCCCGTTGCGCCCTGGCTCGCTGTTGTGTGCCTGTTGCCGAGGCGGGGCATGTAGGCTGCGGATCTGGGGTTCCATGCCCAGATCCGGGTCGGTGGTGGTTGGTGGCGTCTTGGGCAACTGGCGGCGCTggagggtggtggtggtggcgcgtcGGGCTGCTCCTGGTCGGGCGCGGATGGCATGCTGGCTAGGCTCTGGCCAGCTAAGGTGGATTGCGCGCCGGCCGGATATGACGCAGCTTTTCCGATGGCCGGGGCAGGTTAGGGCAGCGGCCCGGTGTGGCTGCTGCTTTGgttgtgggcggcggcggcgaggtggcacgACTCTTTGGAGCTTCCATTCGCGGAGCTGGCATCACGGCAGCTCGGCGGGTCGGCTACGGTGGCAGATGGATTGCCGGCGTCAGCTCATCTGTAGGCGGCCCGGTTCGACCTTCAATCCCTTATCTCGTCGTTCGACCGCTAGCTTGGTCGAAGGGTTGGCCCTCCCCCAGCTGCGGTCCATCACTCGCCTCGCACTCGGCagtaggaccgagctcgtctcgcaccCAGCAGCAGGACTGAGCTTGTCTCGCGCCTGAcatcaggaccgagctcgtctcgcgctcggCAGCAGAACCATGCTCGCCTCgccccggcagcaggaccgagctcatcTCGCGTCCGGTGCCGCAAGACGGGTCGATGGAGGCCAGTTTTGGCCGGCCAATTGGGTCTCAGCACTGGGGGCAgcccaggggtgcgaaaggcgGGTCCTTTCCGCTCGtgtctttggttggggtagcggcggATCTCGGATGAGGTGGTGttaaggtcttggatgccggggtggcggccctggtggtgggtccgcggtgctcatgggcagagcctGTGGCTTGGTGCTACCCAGTTGCCacggccgtgtgggcggcgtggtagccGGGGTGTGACGATCAGTGGCGGTGAATGGTGcccggggtgaaaacctgctctatcttcggacggaccggcggtggcgaaactcgttcccttcttgaaggcatcgtcgcAGCTCTGATTGCCCGTCGTGTTgttccaggggaaactctgatcctcggatcgggcgatggcggcgctctggtgtcgtccccttcctaaaggcgccgccttggagcccacggttcgtGATATGCGGCTTCACCTCTTCGCGTAGTGCTAGGAATGATGTTGTTGCGATCAACgcctatgtatcctgccttgggtgtgtgttGTGGGGGCGTGTGTTTGTATCAGTGTTGTTGATCGAtggtttatatataaagcgggacgaaagcctttttcggtaaagctTTAGtgttctaaacactcttatatttattTATAGAGGAATTAGAAAGGACCCcacacataataaaaattacatcaaggtTTCTAGACCATCAAACAACAGCCCTACAATGTGCCACCAACGCACCGCTATAACCGCTCCCATATCAGAGTCGGCTTACCTTGTCGATGATAGCTAGAAAGTCTTCGTGCAAGTGAGCACTCTTGAAtaccccctccattccataatataagacgtttttgcaagctaagCTAAAACAGCTtgtaaaaatgtcttatattatgggactgagGGAGTAAATCTAAAGCAACTGACATCAAATCTCGGCGTTGCGCATGCACGGTAAGAAACTCTAAGCTCGCTGCCCTAAGGCGACGGCAGGAATCTACGTCGGAGCTCCAGATTGACGAACTTGAGGAGGATCGAAGTTCAAAAAAGCCTGTgtagttagagcatctacaaccgaacTTGACAAATCCGATGATCCAGCTTGCAAAGATTCCGAAATCCCTAGCTCTGGTGCCGTAGAAAATAGGAACAAAAAAAAATGAAACATTGTAGGTCTGAATTACAATGTAGCTGATGGAAAACCAGTCTGGTAGCTGGTACCAACCACAGACACATGTTTATTTAATTATTTTCACTCCACAAAACAGGTCTTGATATCTACACTACCCGAGCCGTAAAAAAGGCACATAATCCTTACATTCTAATTATATATTCCAGATGGTAGCACTAAATGTTCATCATATCAAACCTCCTGGTCTAGAATGATTCGAACTCTAGTCGACATTGTCTAGAATGATTCGAACTCTAGTCGACATTGGAGCTGAACTTGTTATGGTTATGTGTATTGTCCTGCTTGATTGCCACA
This portion of the Triticum dicoccoides isolate Atlit2015 ecotype Zavitan chromosome 7A, WEW_v2.0, whole genome shotgun sequence genome encodes:
- the LOC119329225 gene encoding putative cysteine-rich receptor-like protein kinase 20; translated protein: MASPSSSLWGALGQASTMAQLMGVDALGLVSMVVQAALVARRHRDACVRLAQHVELIGGLLGELELAELMRREATRRPLEQLGGALRRCYALVTACQDCGYLRRLLLGARMAEELRAAQHEIDMFIRLIPLIALVDNSTADSRRVKQADEGVLSVVTDSSNRHIRSAYSSIMFPTKSLELTKIRIQGATELCNAGEQPFVGKVDLREQNIVDIEELVELCTRMEEACSGFTRFDFCQILDATDNFSEKMIVGWGGFGKVYKGQLPGGLNVAIKRADEHTAMLEVNSELQLAKLQHANVIRLLGWFLGSKWKILILYFLLFQHLAARIKGPLLDWSKRLKIIKGLVEGLVYLHKHHMLSIVHRDLKPNNIILECDMTLNISDFGSAKTLSPDVTEEHTCRVVGTSGYIAPEYASRGVYSLKTDVFSFGILVLETISRRKNTILDKRGDTVGDLVRDAWCIWKDRRLHELVDRSLGDRYEVTEIKRCAQVALLCAQEDPVDRPAMTDVAAMLNSESISLSMEPKQPTVLIHGCADRDMTST